The Asterias rubens unplaced genomic scaffold, eAstRub1.3, whole genome shotgun sequence genome contains a region encoding:
- the LOC117305760 gene encoding adenosine receptor A2b-like, whose product MAARGQYRAVITVGRVKLVEAFENNKADYHTLLASKDGQQDSFFTLSNVTNVFFILFCYLLPILFMSWVFYKIQATLKRSAQHFQQQNVQGAALELLKARQNVISMLWIVMGTVIVLWTPLVFNMIICLPPSMEEWCYFSKSSATITFVLNLIFFMNPVINPIIYVFRYKKFRKGLRNMLCRCFGQPQRTNRTVVWIAMNKQNVYEP is encoded by the exons ATGGCTGCTCGTGGTCAGTACAGAGCAGTGATTACAGTAGGTAGGGTGAAACTGGTTGAGGCATTCGAGAACAACAAAGCTGACTATCACACACTCTTGGCATCAAAAGATGGACAGCAAG ACTCGTTTTTCACCTTGTCGAATGTAACAAATGtgttcttcattttattttgctaCCTGTTGCCCATCCTTTTTATGAGTTGGGTTTTCTACAAGATCCAAGCCACTCTCAAGAGAAGTGCTCAACACTTCCAACAACAGAATGTACAAGGAGCAGCCCTAGAACTTTTAAAGGCCAGACAGAATGTGATCAGCATGCTTTGGATTGTCATGGGTACAGTGATTGTTCTGTGGACACCACTTGTTTTCAATATGATCATCTGCTTGCCACCTTCAATGGAAGAATGGTGCTACTTCAGTAAATCTTCAGCCACAATAACATTCGTACTCAATCTCATCTTCTTCATGAACCCTGTGATCAACCCCATCATTTACGTTTTCCGATACAAGAAGTTTAGAAAGGGCCTTCGAAACATGCTGTGCCGTTGCTTTGGTCAACCTCAAAGGACAAACCGGACTGTTGTTTGGATTGCTATGAATAAACAGAACGTTTATGAACCCTAG